Genomic window (Streptomyces sp. LX-29):
CATGGTCGTCGACGCCAGCGGACGCGGCACCCTGCTCGGCCGACAGCTCAAGGTCAAGGTTCCCGACCCGGTGTTCAACCAATACGCCGTGCACACCTGGTTCGAAGGACTCGACCGACGGGCACTGGCCGAGAGCCGGCAGCAGACCGACTTCATCTTCATCCACTTCCTGCCCCTCGCCGACACCTGGGTGTGGCAGATCCCCATCACCGAAACCATCACCTCAGTCGGCGTGGTCACCCAGAGAGCGCGCTTCAGGGCCGCCAAGGACGACCTGGAGGGCTTCTTCTGGGACTCGGTGGCCAGCCGCCCCGAACTGGAGCGCGCCCTGCGACCCACCCGGCGGGTGCGCCCCTTCAAGGCCGAGGGCGACTACAGCTACGGCATGCGCCAGGTCGCCGGCGACGGGATGGTGATGATCGGCGACGCGGCCCGGTTCGTCGATCCGATCTTCTCCAGCGGCGTCAGCGTCGCGATGAACAGCGCCCGACTGGCCTGCAAGGACATCATCGCCGCCGCGGCCGCCGGCGACTTCCGCGCCCCACGGTTCGACACCTACGTGAACACCCTGCGGCGCGGCGTCTCCAACTGGTACGAGTTCATCTCGATCTACTACCGGCTCAACATCCTCTTCACCGCCTTCGTACAGGACCCCCGCTACCGCATCGACGTCCTGAAACTGCTTCAGGGCGACGTCTACAACGACGCGGAGCCCGCGGCGCTGCTCGCGATGCGCGAGTTCGTGGCGGCGGTGGAGGACGACCCCACACACCTGTGGCACGACCGACTCGGCAACCTCAAGGTCTCCCCCGAGGCCAAGTGCCTGTTCTGAGGTTGGCGCAGCCCGCCGCCGGACATCCCCGGCGGCGGGCTGCGTCGTAGCACCGACTGCGCCGTACCGGCAGTGGAGGGAAGGACACCCCACGGCTGGTACGGAGACACGTCAGTACGCGGCGGGAGGACGGAAGAAGTCCGGCAGGTCAGTGGGCGGGCTGCCGTGGTTCCAGGCGAACAGCATATGACCCACCGCGTACGCGACGTAGGCCACATTGGTGACTCCGGCCACCGCCAGCAGCCGCAGCCATGTGGTGCGCCGCCACGACAGCTCGCCGACCCCACGCTCCGCCAGCGTCTCGCCCCGCTCGTTCACGGCCAGCCGCAACATGGCCAGCGCGGCGAAGTACGTGCCGGCCGTGACGAGTTCGTACACGGGGAACTGGTACCAGGTGCCGCTGAAGAGCGTGAGCTCGGGCGTCGCACCCGACCAGATGAAGAACCCCAGCGCCGGAAGGAACGGCTCCGAGGTGGCGGTGAGCACCATCCCCAGCAGAACGGCGAATCCCATCAGGCGGATCGGCCGGATCCCTGGACGGCGCTTCGCCAGCCACTGCACGCCGGCGCCCACGACGATGGCCGACAGAGCCGTCCCCAGACCCGCGACCAGCGCATGCCACGGCATCTCCGCCTGCTGATGCTCCCCCGGCCCCTGCCACCCCGGGACGTACGGAGCCCAGGAACTCGTCGCCATGAACTGATTGGTGTTCACGGTGATCACCGGGTGGAACCAGTTCAGCAGGGGATCCTGCCAGGCGCTCAGCACACAACCGATGACCAGCAGGAGGTCGAAGGTGGCCCGCCGTTGGGCACGGGACTCCCGCACGAACTTGACGGTCAGCACCACCACGGGCACCACCGTCAGGAGCGGGACCAACACACCGATCACTTCCATGGTGGTGCCGAAGCCGGAAGACTCGGGCGCCTTGTCGATGTGTGTGCCGTCGACCAGCCAACTGACCAGGACGTACGTCTGCAACACCACGAAGAACGCGCCCAGACACGCCCAGACCACGACAGGCGGCACCCGTCGACCACGGCGACCCGGCGCGGCAGGCGAGGGGCCGGCATCCGCCCGCACCACCCTCTGCCCCGGCGGAGAGGGCGACTGCGTCTCGGTCGTTGCGTCTCCCGCGTCCGGTACGGAAGCCTGATGGCTGCTCATACTTGTCCTCTCCTTGATGACGACGCTGCCTCGAGCTTTCGGCCCTCTTCTGAGCTCAGAACGTCGAGTCGAGCCAGCAGTCCACCGACTCGGCCGTGGCGAAGGCGTGTTCCTGCATGATGGTGAAGTGGTCGCCGGCGACATCCATGGGTGTGTGAGGGAACTCCCACATGGGTCGCCACTCCTCCTGACTCGAGACCTCCGACATCTCGTCGGCCACCCGGTCGACACCCCGTAGGCACAAGGTGGGCATGGAGGTCGCCTGCGGCACATGGTTCGCGAAGAGCCGCAGATAGCAGCCCATGGCGGTCAGCCGTGTGTCGTCCATCCGCAGCCCGAAGATCCGCTCCGTCTCGAACATGCCGTTGGCGAGCTCTCGGGCGAGAGTCACCATCGACGCGCTTCCGTACGCATAGGTGTCGATCAGGACCAAGGCCGCCGGGGGCCTTCCGATGGCTTCGAGGTGAACGGCCAGCGCATGTGCGACCAGCCCACCACCGGAGTGACCGACGAGGACGAAGGGCGTGTCACCGACACAGTCGAGTGCGAGCTTGGACTCGAACTCCATCAACGCTTCCATGGACGCGGGGGTGCTCTCCTCCGCGGCGAAACCAGGCAGCGGAAGGAACCACATGTCTCGCACCCCACGGAAATAAGATGCGAAGCGCGCGTACTGGTTCGGGCTGGCCACGGCGGCCACGGTGGGAAGGCAGAGCAGGGACGGCTGCACCGCCCCCCGCGCCAGCCGCAGGGGGCTGGGCGCTGGCCCCATGTCCGCCACGGATGCGAACCCGGGGCGGAAGTAGGAGGCAGCACGCATGAGCTGCATGCCGCGCGGCACTTCGTCGAGGTCGTGGGCACGCCGGAAGAGCGAAGCCAAGGAGTGCGGCAGAATCTCCGCCGACTCCGATGGCGATGCCCCGGCCGAGAGGTTCGCCTCGGCCCCGCGCACCGGCCCCGTGGCGCTCTCAGCCGTGCCTTCACCGCCTGGATCGGCCGCCGTCCCGGAGACATCGAGTACGGCCTGGAGGTGGCGTGCGAACGCCGTGGGGGTCGAGTGGTCGAAGACCAGGGTCGCTGGCAGACGCAGTCCGGTCTCTCCGGCCATCCGCTTGCACAGCTCCAGGACGGTCAGGGAATCGAAGCCCGCTTCCATGAACCCCACGCTGGGGTTGATCGCTTCATAGGAAGCATGCCCGAGTGCGACCGCCGCATGGGTGCGGACCAAGTGGAGCAGCGTTTCGGTCTGCTCAGAGGCAGCCATCCCGGCCAGCTTGCGCCGAAGGCGAGCGGGTGCCTCGTGCCTGTCGGTTGGTGTGTCGGGGTTGGTGGTTTCGGTGGCCGCCGCGATGGCTTCGGGGATGTCGGTGATGAGTGGGCTGTGGCGGATGGAGGTGAATGTTTCGGTGAAGCGTTGCCAGTCGATGTGGGTGATGGTGAGGAAGGTTTCGTCGTGGTCGAGTGCTTGTTGGAGGGCGGTGATGGCGAGTTGGGGGTCCATCGCTCGTACGCCGCGGCGGTTGAGTTGTCGGGTGGAGGTTTCTTCGGCTGCCATGCCGGTGTCGGCCCAGGCTCCCCAGGCGAGGGAGGTGGCGGGGAGTCCTGTGGCGCGTCGGTGGTGGGCGAGTGCGTCGAGGTAGGCGTTGGCGGCGGCGTAGCCTCCTTGGTCGCCTCCGCCCCATACGCCTGCTCCGGAGGAGAAGAGGACGAAGGCGGTGAGGGGGGTGTCGCGGGTGAGTTCGTGGAGGTGTTGGGCTGCTTGGACTTTGGGGCGGGTGACGTGGGCGAGGTCGGTGAGGGTGGTGTGGGTGAGGGGTGCGTAGTGGGCGGTGCCGGCGGTGTGGATGACGGCGGTGAGGGGGTGTTCGGGTGGGATGGTGGTGAGGAGTTCGGTGAGGGCGTGGCGGTCGGTGGTGTCGCAGGCGGTGATGGTGACGTGGGCGCCGAGTTCGGTGAGTTCGGTGTGGAGTTCGGTGGCGCCGGGTGCGTGGGGTCCGCGGCGGCTGGTCAACAGCAGGTGGGGGGTGTACGGCGAGTTGGTCTTCGCCCTTCCACGGGCCCTGATCACCGGGTGGAGTGCTGGTGAGGTGGGTGTGGGCGGTCTGGCCCGTGGTTGGGGTGGGTGTTGCTGGTGGGTGTGGTGGTGGGGATGTCGATGAGGCCGCCCCAGCGGTGGGGTGTTCGGGGTGACGCGGCCCAGTCTCCAGTCCAGGGCGAGGAGCGACAGCACGCCGACGGTGGGGTGTTCGGTGGTGTGGGTGCGGAGGTGTTGGGCGAGTGCTTCCCGGTCGGTGGTGTGGGGGTCGATGTGGGTGGCGTGGGTGGGGGTGCCGAGCTGGTCGAGGGAGCTCAGGCAGGCGGTGACCGCGTCGTGGTCGGCCTGGGCGGTGGGGATGATGACGAGCCAGGTGCCGTCGACCGCGTCAGTGGTGTGTGGGGTGGTGGGGGGTGGTGTGGGGAGGGGTTTCCAGGTGATCTTGTAGCGCCAGGTGTCGAGGGTGTGGCGTTCGCGTTGGCGTTGGTGCCAGCCGGAGAGCATCGGTAGAACGGCGCTGAGGGAGTCGTGTTCCTGGTCTGTCACGTTCAGGGTCTGGGCCACAGCGGTCAGGTCCTGGCGTTCGACCGCCTCCCAGAACCGGGCCTCCACACCATTCCCTTCCGCATCCACGCGAGTGGACGCGGCCGCGCTCGCAAGCCAGTACCGCTCACGCTGGAACGGGTAGGTGGGCAGATCTACCCGTTGTGCTGTGGTGCTGTTGAAGAGATGGCTCCAGGTCACTTGGAGGCCGTGAGCGTATGCCTCGGCGACAGAGGTCAGGAAACGCTGCGGACCATCCTCATCACGCCACAAGGTGCCGACGATGATGGGTCGGACAGCATCATCGGAAGCGGGTGTTGCCGTGACGACGTCGTGGATGGTGTGGGTGAGAACGGGGTGCGGGCTGGCTTCGATGAAGGTGTGGTGTCCCTGGGCTGCCAGGGTGTGGAGGGCGTCGGCGAGCCGGACGGGTTGGCGGAGGTTGCGGTACCAGTAGCCCGCGTCCATCTCCCGCCCCGTGATCCACTGGCCGGTAACGGTGGACAGCAGAGGGATGGTGGGTACGACCGGGGTGATAGCGGTCAGGGCGTCGCGGATCTCGTCCTCGACCGCTTCCACCTGCGGGCCGTGGGAGGCGTAGTCGACGGGGATACGCCGGGCCCGAATATCCTGCTTCGCGCAATCGGCCAGGAGTTCCTCTACCGCTTCCGGCTCGCCGGAGATCACGATGTTGTGGGGGCCGTTGATGGCGGCGATGGCCAGTCGGCCGGTCCACGCCGTCAGTCGTTCCTCGACTTCTGTCTCTGGTAGGGATACGGAGGCCATGGCGCCGTGGCCGGCCAGGCGGGCGAGGGCGCGGCTGCGGAGGGCGACCACGGCTGCGGCGTCGTGGAGGGTGAGTGCGCCGGCGATGTGGGCTGCGGCGATCTCTCCTTGGCTGTGGCCGATGACGGCGTCGGGGTGGATGCCGCATGCCTGCCACATGCGTGCCAGGCCCACCATGACCGCGAACAGCACCGGCTGGACGACATCCACCCGCTCCAGCGAGGCCGCGCCATCCGCCTGCCGCAACACCTCACCCAGCGACCAGTCCACATGAGGCGCCAGAGCCTCCTCACACGCTTCGATGTGCTCGCGGAACACCGAGGAGGAGTCGAGCAGGTCGGCGGTCATGCCCGCCCATTGGGAGCCTTGGCCGGGGAAGACGAACACCGTCTTGCCCGCGGGGCCGACCACCCCGCTGATCACCTTCTTGGCTGGTTCCCCGGAAGCGAGTCGCTGGAGTCCGGCGAGGAGCTCCTCGCGGCCTTGCCCGAGAACCACGCCACGGTGCTCGAACACTGTCCGGGTGGTGGCCAGAGACCATCCGATGTCCGCCGGAGCGAGCTCAGGATCCCGTAGAACATGCTCTCGCAGCCGGGCCGCTTGGTCCCGTACCGCGCCCTCGCTCCGTCCGGAGACAAGCCAGGGCACCATGTCCGCTCGCAGTACTGGACTCCGCTGCGCGTCTTCTCGGCCGGCTGGTGCTCGGCCGCTTGGCTGCGGTGGTACGGGGGGTTCTTCGAGGATGAGGTGGGCGTTGGTGCCGCTGATGCCGAAGGAGGAGATCGCGGCACGGCGGATGCGGTCGGAGCAGGGCCAGGGCCGTGCTTTGGTGAGCAGGGACACGGCTCCGGCGGACCAGTCGACATGGGGGGTGAGTGCGTCGACGTGAAGGGTCTGGGGCAGCGTCTCGTGGCGCAGGGCCATGACCATTTTGATCACTCCGGCGACACCGGCGGCGGCCTGGGTGTGCCCGATGTTCGACTTCAGCGACCCCAGCCACAGGGGCTGTCCCACGGGTCGGTTCTCGCCGTAGGTGGCAAGCAGGGCCTGCGCCTCGATCGGGTCCCCGAGGGTGGTGCCGGTGCCGTGGGCTTCCACGGCGTCCACTTCGAGCTCCGTCAGGCCGGCGTTGACCAGGGCCTGGCGGATGACCCGCTGCTGGGACGGGCCGTTCGGTGCGGTCAGACCGTTGCTGGCCCCGTCCTGGTTGACCGCGCTACCTCGTACGACCGCCAGGATCGGATGGCCGTTGCGCTCAGCCTGGGACAGTGGCTCAAGGAGGAGCATGCCCGCGCCCTCGGACCATCCGGTGCCGTCCGCGCAGGCGGCGAACGCCTTGCACCGGCCGTCGGTGGACAGTCCGCGCTGTCGGCTGAACTCCACCAGTCCGAACGGTGTGGACATCACCGTCACACCGCCGGCCAGCGCCATGGAGCACTCACCGGCCCGCAACGCCTGACACGCCAGATGCAGGGCGACCAAGGAGGATGAGCATGCGGTGTCGATGGTGACGGCCGGGCCCTCCAGGCCCAAGGTGTAGGACAGCCGGCCAGAGGCGATACTGCCAGCGGTTCCGTTGCCG
Coding sequences:
- a CDS encoding NAD(P)/FAD-dependent oxidoreductase, which encodes MHVTDDIDIGIIGGGPAGSTAASYLARAGLSVAVFESELFPREHVGESLVPATTPVLLDIGAMEKIEAAGFPKKYGAAWTAAGTQGVDPLDFRVEGHGLGVAQVLFNEREQLGVDRDHTFHVDRGEFDLILLKHAQSLGAKVFTGVRVREVDFADPDHPVLRVAIGPARTDIPVRMVVDASGRGTLLGRQLKVKVPDPVFNQYAVHTWFEGLDRRALAESRQQTDFIFIHFLPLADTWVWQIPITETITSVGVVTQRARFRAAKDDLEGFFWDSVASRPELERALRPTRRVRPFKAEGDYSYGMRQVAGDGMVMIGDAARFVDPIFSSGVSVAMNSARLACKDIIAAAAAGDFRAPRFDTYVNTLRRGVSNWYEFISIYYRLNILFTAFVQDPRYRIDVLKLLQGDVYNDAEPAALLAMREFVAAVEDDPTHLWHDRLGNLKVSPEAKCLF
- a CDS encoding spirocyclase AveC family protein — translated: MPPVVVWACLGAFFVVLQTYVLVSWLVDGTHIDKAPESSGFGTTMEVIGVLVPLLTVVPVVVLTVKFVRESRAQRRATFDLLLVIGCVLSAWQDPLLNWFHPVITVNTNQFMATSSWAPYVPGWQGPGEHQQAEMPWHALVAGLGTALSAIVVGAGVQWLAKRRPGIRPIRLMGFAVLLGMVLTATSEPFLPALGFFIWSGATPELTLFSGTWYQFPVYELVTAGTYFAALAMLRLAVNERGETLAERGVGELSWRRTTWLRLLAVAGVTNVAYVAYAVGHMLFAWNHGSPPTDLPDFFRPPAAY
- a CDS encoding type I polyketide synthase, whose product is MANDEKLVEYLKWVTADLHETRQRLMKVESKQQEPIAIVGMACRFPGGASSPEALWELVAAGADAISGFPTDRGWDLDGLYDPDPERPGTLYVRESGFLHDAAEFDAAFFGISPREALAMDPQQRLLLETSWEAVERAGIDPTSLKNSSTGVFTGVIYHDYAALPQTIPENLKGYVGNGTAGSIASGRLSYTLGLEGPAVTIDTACSSSLVALHLACQALRAGECSMALAGGVTVMSTPFGLVEFSRQRGLSTDGRCKAFAACADGTGWSEGAGMLLLEPLSQAERNGHPILAVVRGSAVNQDGASNGLTAPNGPSQQRVIRQALVNAGLTELEVDAVEAHGTGTTLGDPIEAQALLATYGENRPVGQPLWLGSLKSNIGHTQAAAGVAGVIKMVMALRHETLPQTLHVDALTPHVDWSAGAVSLLTKARPWPCSDRIRRAAISSFGISGTNAHLILEEPPVPPQPSGRAPAGREDAQRSPVLRADMVPWLVSGRSEGAVRDQAARLREHVLRDPELAPADIGWSLATTRTVFEHRGVVLGQGREELLAGLQRLASGEPAKKVISGVVGPAGKTVFVFPGQGSQWAGMTADLLDSSSVFREHIEACEEALAPHVDWSLGEVLRQADGAASLERVDVVQPVLFAVMVGLARMWQACGIHPDAVIGHSQGEIAAAHIAGALTLHDAAAVVALRSRALARLAGHGAMASVSLPETEVEERLTAWTGRLAIAAINGPHNIVISGEPEAVEELLADCAKQDIRARRIPVDYASHGPQVEAVEDEIRDALTAITPVVPTIPLLSTVTGQWITGREMDAGYWYRNLRQPVRLADALHTLAAQGHHTFIEASPHPVLTHTIHDVVTATPASDDAVRPIIVGTLWRDEDGPQRFLTSVAEAYAHGLQVTWSHLFNSTTAQRVDLPTYPFQRERYWLASAAASTRVDAEGNGVEARFWEAVERQDLTAVAQTLNVTDQEHDSLSAVLPMLSGWHQRQRERHTLDTWRYKITWKPLPTPPPTTPHTTDAVDGTWLVIIPTAQADHDAVTACLSSLDQLGTPTHATHIDPHTTDREALAQHLRTHTTEHPTVGVLSLLALDWRLGRVTPNTPPLGRPHRHPHHHTHQQHPPQPRARPPTPTSPALHPVIRARGRAKTNSPYTPHLLLTSRRGPHAPGATELHTELTELGAHVTITACDTTDRHALTELLTTIPPEHPLTAVIHTAGTAHYAPLTHTTLTDLAHVTRPKVQAAQHLHELTRDTPLTAFVLFSSGAGVWGGGDQGGYAAANAYLDALAHHRRATGLPATSLAWGAWADTGMAAEETSTRQLNRRGVRAMDPQLAITALQQALDHDETFLTITHIDWQRFTETFTSIRHSPLITDIPEAIAAATETTNPDTPTDRHEAPARLRRKLAGMAASEQTETLLHLVRTHAAVALGHASYEAINPSVGFMEAGFDSLTVLELCKRMAGETGLRLPATLVFDHSTPTAFARHLQAVLDVSGTAADPGGEGTAESATGPVRGAEANLSAGASPSESAEILPHSLASLFRRAHDLDEVPRGMQLMRAASYFRPGFASVADMGPAPSPLRLARGAVQPSLLCLPTVAAVASPNQYARFASYFRGVRDMWFLPLPGFAAEESTPASMEALMEFESKLALDCVGDTPFVLVGHSGGGLVAHALAVHLEAIGRPPAALVLIDTYAYGSASMVTLARELANGMFETERIFGLRMDDTRLTAMGCYLRLFANHVPQATSMPTLCLRGVDRVADEMSEVSSQEEWRPMWEFPHTPMDVAGDHFTIMQEHAFATAESVDCWLDSTF